The following coding sequences lie in one Caproicibacterium argilliputei genomic window:
- the cas1c gene encoding type I-C CRISPR-associated endonuclease Cas1c, whose translation MRKLGMTLYILTQDSYLHCQNHAVEIIVGGEEKGRIPAHNVDSIICFGNTTVSTPFFAFCAQNGITLTFLSDTGRFYGRLQGPQSGNILLRQQQFADVSDPFFSVSLVKNILCGKVGNEKLLLQHCARDLQDKEKKSRIAAAATALTTAIRELPICMTVDELRGKEGAAAAVYFSVFDDLLKRDGPMMTFQKRSRRPPENRVNALLSFLYTLLKSDVQSAVESVGLDPAAGFLHTLRPGRPALALDLMEELRAPLCDRLALSLINRGQIQGTDFEADTPCYYLTDKARKTVLNAWRDRKKQTVLHPFLKEKIEIGLIPFAQAQLLARVIRGDLDEYPPFVWR comes from the coding sequence GTGCGAAAATTAGGAATGACTCTTTATATTTTGACGCAAGATTCCTATCTGCATTGCCAAAACCATGCCGTTGAGATCATCGTTGGAGGGGAAGAAAAGGGACGTATACCGGCACACAACGTAGATTCTATTATATGTTTCGGCAATACAACCGTGTCGACACCTTTTTTTGCGTTTTGCGCACAGAACGGTATTACCCTGACTTTTCTTTCGGATACTGGGCGGTTTTACGGCAGACTGCAGGGACCGCAGAGCGGTAATATCTTGTTGCGACAGCAGCAGTTTGCAGATGTAAGTGATCCCTTTTTTTCTGTTAGTCTGGTTAAAAATATTCTGTGCGGGAAAGTAGGAAACGAGAAATTATTGTTGCAGCACTGCGCACGGGATTTGCAGGACAAAGAGAAGAAGTCTCGCATTGCCGCTGCCGCCACGGCACTTACGACGGCCATTCGAGAGTTGCCGATTTGTATGACAGTCGATGAACTTCGTGGGAAAGAGGGTGCAGCTGCTGCAGTGTATTTTTCCGTATTTGATGATCTTCTAAAGCGAGATGGACCGATGATGACATTTCAGAAGCGTAGCCGCCGACCGCCGGAAAATCGTGTCAATGCACTGCTATCGTTTCTGTATACGTTGTTAAAGAGTGATGTGCAGTCGGCAGTGGAGAGTGTCGGACTTGACCCTGCGGCCGGATTCCTGCACACATTACGGCCAGGTCGTCCTGCTCTGGCGCTAGACTTGATGGAAGAATTGCGAGCACCTCTATGTGACCGCTTGGCACTTTCCTTAATAAACCGTGGGCAGATTCAAGGTACGGATTTTGAAGCAGATACACCTTGCTATTATTTAACAGATAAAGCGCGCAAAACTGTGTTGAACGCATGGCGCGACCGAAAGAAACAGACCGTGCTGCATCCATTCTTAAAAGAAAAAATTGAAATTGGGTTGATCCCTTTTGCACAAGCACAATTGTTGGCTCGTGTCATTCGTGGTGATTTGGATGAATATCCGCCATTCGTTTGGAGGTGA
- the cas7c gene encoding type I-C CRISPR-associated protein Cas7/Csd2, translating to MAIQNRYEFLFFVECVNGNPNGDPDMGNAPRMDPQDMHGYITDVALKRRIRNYVQCAYAEKPGMNIFVQNATNLNRHIAEAREEVGLEYGAKSKADIYKARQQACAKFFDVRTFGAVMSTGPNAGQVRGPVQLAFARSTDPILPLDVTITRMATADDGNGAKTAADYLAVEEKTPEDKLRTMGRKQFIPYGLYEAHGFISANLARETGFSEQDLKILFESILNIYEHDRSASKGQMSVISPLVIFKHIGTDTDLSQRAQQAVLGCAPAHELFELVSVKKKENVKSPRSWKDYQVSISLDQRPAGIDIGFLCSPYEEIQWNAVPERACFFH from the coding sequence ATGGCCATTCAAAATCGATACGAGTTTTTGTTCTTTGTGGAGTGCGTAAACGGAAATCCGAACGGAGATCCAGACATGGGCAATGCGCCGCGTATGGATCCGCAGGATATGCACGGTTATATTACGGACGTTGCACTCAAGCGCCGCATTCGCAATTATGTTCAGTGCGCCTATGCCGAAAAGCCCGGAATGAATATTTTTGTCCAGAATGCAACCAACCTGAACAGACACATTGCAGAAGCCAGAGAAGAGGTCGGGCTAGAATACGGAGCGAAATCCAAGGCGGATATTTATAAGGCAAGACAGCAGGCGTGTGCCAAGTTTTTTGACGTGCGTACTTTTGGTGCGGTCATGTCCACCGGACCAAATGCGGGGCAGGTGCGAGGGCCTGTTCAACTGGCCTTTGCACGTTCCACAGACCCCATTTTGCCGTTGGATGTTACAATTACCCGTATGGCGACCGCGGATGACGGAAATGGCGCAAAGACAGCGGCAGATTACCTTGCGGTTGAAGAAAAAACACCGGAAGACAAATTGCGTACGATGGGCCGCAAGCAGTTTATCCCATATGGGCTGTATGAAGCTCACGGATTTATCAGTGCCAACCTTGCAAGGGAGACAGGTTTTTCTGAGCAGGACCTGAAAATCCTGTTTGAGTCCATTCTGAATATATATGAGCATGACCGTTCTGCCAGTAAGGGACAGATGTCCGTGATCAGCCCGCTTGTGATTTTTAAACATATCGGTACCGATACAGATTTGTCACAGCGGGCACAGCAGGCGGTACTCGGTTGTGCCCCCGCGCATGAATTATTTGAACTTGTCAGCGTAAAGAAAAAAGAAAATGTGAAAAGTCCACGCAGCTGGAAGGACTACCAAGTTTCCATCTCATTGGATCAGCGCCCTGCCGGAATCGATATTGGCTTCCTGTGCTCACCTTATGAGGAAATCCAGTGGAATGCCGTTCCGGAACGCGCCTGCTTTTTTCACTGA
- the cas8c gene encoding type I-C CRISPR-associated protein Cas8c/Csd1, producing MLTELYTYAQKRQLTARPGFKEKSIKGYLSLTAQGEFLDIVSPLEPTTLAPDIGTVANGTSKCNLLVDKAVYILQTDNKPNTLVKHTFFIDGLKAGAGAEPLFAVCAKALETPETLETMRGALAEKKLKPNDPIGLQVDGLPIEKSERYYDWWESYRHEIGEEKKEATQRCLVTGQITAPVRTVPKVSGLIAVGGHTAGDALLCFDKAAFTSYGFSQTENAVVSESAITSVNAALQELIAQAPIQAGVKMVHWYKEPVKQEEDVFANFFGAYAADNKEDADGTDFARKMDTAMAAANALIQSVKKGENPQQLENKYYLMPLSGANGRMMVRGWDEGSYEDLYQNIKLWYDDLRIVLDDGSGTCKSERLSRLEYRLLKPTQSASKNLGKQMAEELSGIQVRILYSILHGKPLPDAVGKQALRYIRSHMLVTEDNKGGERNPDLCACQLLKAWIIRKQRSSEKGEIFMKEAVNHDYPSDAYQCGRLMAVYAEIQKSAYKNRLNAGVIERYYTGASTTPALVLGRLSSLSQYHLGKIESEGTRVFYQKMLDEIYTKLNPPLPTALSPLQQGEFAVGYHQQHAEIYKSKKGTD from the coding sequence GTGCTGACTGAACTGTATACATACGCACAGAAACGCCAGCTGACGGCGCGCCCGGGGTTTAAGGAGAAGAGCATTAAAGGATATCTTTCCTTGACCGCACAGGGTGAATTTTTAGATATCGTTTCTCCGTTGGAACCGACAACACTGGCACCGGACATTGGAACGGTCGCAAACGGTACGTCCAAATGCAACTTGCTGGTAGACAAAGCGGTTTATATTTTGCAGACGGATAACAAGCCCAATACGCTTGTGAAACACACCTTTTTTATAGACGGATTGAAAGCCGGTGCAGGGGCGGAGCCCCTTTTTGCAGTTTGTGCCAAAGCACTGGAGACCCCTGAAACACTGGAAACCATGCGTGGCGCGCTGGCTGAAAAGAAACTAAAACCCAATGACCCTATTGGGCTGCAAGTGGACGGGCTCCCGATTGAAAAAAGTGAACGGTACTATGATTGGTGGGAAAGCTATCGACATGAGATTGGCGAAGAAAAAAAAGAAGCCACACAGCGCTGCCTGGTGACCGGGCAGATTACGGCACCGGTACGTACTGTACCCAAGGTAAGCGGGCTGATTGCGGTGGGTGGTCATACGGCGGGGGATGCTTTGCTATGTTTTGATAAAGCGGCTTTCACATCTTACGGATTCAGCCAGACCGAAAACGCAGTCGTTTCAGAAAGTGCCATTACCAGCGTCAATGCCGCTTTGCAGGAATTGATTGCACAGGCACCGATTCAGGCAGGCGTGAAAATGGTGCATTGGTACAAGGAACCGGTCAAACAGGAAGAAGATGTTTTTGCCAATTTCTTTGGCGCATATGCGGCAGACAATAAAGAGGATGCTGACGGAACGGACTTTGCCAGAAAGATGGATACTGCCATGGCTGCCGCGAACGCCCTGATTCAAAGTGTTAAAAAAGGGGAAAATCCGCAGCAGTTAGAAAACAAGTATTATCTGATGCCACTGTCCGGAGCAAACGGGCGCATGATGGTTCGGGGCTGGGATGAAGGCAGCTATGAGGACCTTTATCAGAATATCAAGTTGTGGTACGATGACTTGCGAATTGTACTAGACGATGGAAGCGGAACCTGTAAATCCGAACGGTTGTCACGTTTGGAATACCGTCTACTAAAACCAACCCAAAGCGCGAGTAAGAATCTCGGGAAACAGATGGCAGAGGAATTGTCCGGTATCCAAGTTAGAATCTTATACAGTATCTTGCACGGGAAGCCGCTACCGGATGCGGTTGGGAAGCAGGCGCTTCGCTATATTCGTTCCCATATGCTCGTTACAGAAGACAACAAAGGAGGGGAACGCAACCCGGATTTGTGTGCCTGTCAATTGCTGAAAGCATGGATTATAAGAAAGCAACGTTCTTCAGAGAAAGGAGAAATTTTTATGAAAGAAGCAGTCAATCATGATTATCCAAGTGACGCGTACCAATGCGGCCGGCTCATGGCGGTTTACGCGGAAATTCAGAAAAGTGCATATAAAAATCGTCTGAATGCCGGCGTGATTGAACGCTATTACACCGGAGCCAGTACAACTCCTGCGTTGGTGTTAGGCCGGCTGTCCAGTCTTTCCCAGTACCATCTTGGAAAAATTGAAAGTGAGGGAACCCGCGTCTTTTATCAAAAGATGCTGGACGAAATTTACACGAAGCTAAACCCTCCGCTGCCGACAGCCTTATCACCGCTGCAACAGGGAGAGTTTGCGGTTGGGTATCACCAGCAGCATGCTGAAATTTACAAAAGCAAAAAAGGAACAGATTGA
- the cas3 gene encoding CRISPR-associated helicase Cas3', giving the protein MKVYYAHTHTDKRKWETVQEHLKKVGALCEMYAQELQCGDFGRVAGLLHDAGKYSELFQAVLHQRQKHIDHAVPGAVLAHAFGSDSDPTVHALEVIIRAHHSSLQNEVLSVLKQALVGENRIVPPDGKTVSICGKIEFQELVKQIQQELEPELLHHPLPSLPPLEGSTDVLLARMLQTRMLYSCLVDADYTATAEHFDGEKQEERFLNAKRAFDSLQTYRDSIRKNSTSDGQLNQMRDALYDSCRRAGWQNQPGLFTLTAPTGLGKTLALLAFALRHAERWNKKRIFVVLPYLSIIEQNAKEYRKVLPDTLESHSQAAAQDETRQFAERWNAPLVVTTTVGFLEGLFASSAPGCRRLHQAANSVIVFDEAQSLPPKLLDATLNTLRELYLHYNCTVVMSTATQPSFHYKNHAQWAPKEIVENPQNLFFNTRRVRVEWRTKAATSLKQIAQEMQQQKSSCAILNLRRHARKLFELLRTSCAEKELFFLSSDLCPAHRQMTIETIQVRLKAGLPCRVVATQCIEAGVDLSFQAMYRALAPLESVIQAAGRCNRNGESKNLGKLVVFLPDEPGRLYPDEWYENAANQLRLMLENREVDLCNLQDVDEYYRRIYINAPADTEKLRTAVSQMDYQSAEQNYKIIPSGGYRILVPYAGKEELSVLFEKVKKEATEHGVTPALLKDASPLLVNSFDKSGIAAYCEALIPRDYRGRHFAGNAVCYLLDQKDCYDEKTGLYMADDKPFQNCY; this is encoded by the coding sequence TTGAAAGTCTATTATGCCCATACCCATACGGACAAGCGAAAGTGGGAAACAGTTCAGGAACACTTGAAAAAGGTGGGTGCACTGTGCGAAATGTATGCGCAGGAGCTGCAGTGCGGTGACTTCGGCAGAGTCGCAGGCCTGCTGCACGATGCGGGGAAGTACAGTGAACTTTTTCAGGCGGTACTGCATCAAAGGCAGAAGCATATTGATCACGCGGTTCCAGGCGCGGTGTTGGCGCACGCTTTTGGTAGCGATTCCGACCCCACTGTTCACGCGCTGGAGGTGATTATTCGCGCCCACCACAGTTCTTTACAAAATGAGGTATTGTCGGTTTTAAAACAAGCGCTCGTTGGCGAAAACAGAATTGTACCGCCGGACGGGAAGACCGTTTCCATTTGTGGAAAAATTGAATTCCAGGAATTGGTGAAGCAAATTCAACAGGAACTCGAACCAGAGCTCCTGCATCATCCACTTCCGTCGCTTCCGCCGCTAGAGGGCAGTACAGATGTGCTGCTTGCCAGAATGCTCCAGACCAGAATGCTGTACTCCTGCCTGGTGGATGCGGATTACACTGCCACGGCGGAGCACTTTGACGGTGAAAAACAGGAAGAGAGATTTTTGAATGCAAAACGTGCATTTGACTCTCTGCAGACGTACCGAGATTCTATTCGGAAAAATTCGACTTCAGACGGACAGCTCAATCAAATGCGGGACGCTTTGTATGACAGCTGCCGGCGGGCGGGCTGGCAAAATCAGCCGGGATTGTTTACTCTGACTGCCCCGACTGGGCTGGGTAAAACACTGGCACTGTTGGCATTTGCACTCCGTCACGCGGAAAGATGGAATAAAAAAAGAATTTTTGTGGTTTTGCCGTACCTATCGATTATTGAACAAAATGCAAAGGAATACCGGAAGGTTTTGCCTGATACGCTGGAAAGCCACAGTCAGGCGGCAGCGCAGGATGAAACCCGACAGTTCGCGGAGCGTTGGAATGCACCTTTGGTGGTTACCACAACCGTTGGCTTTTTGGAAGGCCTTTTTGCAAGCAGCGCGCCGGGCTGCCGTCGCTTACATCAGGCAGCAAACAGCGTCATCGTCTTTGACGAAGCGCAGAGTTTGCCGCCAAAGCTGTTGGATGCTACCCTAAATACACTGCGGGAGCTGTACCTGCACTACAATTGTACGGTGGTGATGTCCACTGCAACACAGCCTTCCTTCCATTATAAGAATCATGCGCAATGGGCACCAAAAGAAATCGTTGAGAATCCGCAGAATTTATTTTTTAACACACGGCGGGTGCGGGTTGAATGGAGAACAAAAGCGGCGACTTCCCTGAAACAGATTGCGCAGGAGATGCAGCAGCAGAAAAGCAGCTGCGCAATTTTGAATCTTCGCCGCCATGCACGTAAGCTCTTTGAACTGCTCCGAACAAGCTGTGCGGAGAAGGAATTGTTTTTTTTATCCAGTGATTTGTGCCCGGCACACCGCCAAATGACAATTGAAACCATTCAAGTACGCTTAAAGGCCGGCTTACCGTGCCGAGTGGTTGCAACGCAGTGTATCGAGGCAGGCGTTGACCTTTCCTTCCAAGCAATGTACCGTGCATTAGCACCGTTGGAGTCCGTAATTCAGGCGGCGGGCCGCTGCAACCGAAACGGAGAATCGAAGAATCTCGGTAAATTGGTGGTGTTTCTACCGGACGAGCCTGGCAGACTGTACCCTGACGAGTGGTATGAGAATGCCGCCAATCAACTCCGTTTGATGTTGGAAAACCGCGAAGTGGATCTTTGCAACTTGCAAGACGTTGATGAGTATTACCGGCGGATTTATATCAATGCTCCAGCGGATACAGAAAAGCTGCGTACCGCAGTCAGTCAAATGGATTATCAGAGTGCTGAGCAAAATTACAAAATTATTCCGTCCGGTGGATACCGGATTCTCGTTCCTTATGCCGGTAAAGAAGAATTGAGCGTACTGTTTGAAAAAGTGAAGAAGGAGGCGACGGAACATGGCGTAACACCCGCACTCCTCAAAGACGCCAGCCCACTTTTAGTGAACAGCTTTGACAAATCCGGCATTGCTGCTTACTGTGAGGCATTGATTCCACGGGACTACCGGGGGCGTCACTTCGCGGGAAACGCAGTCTGTTATTTACTGGATCAGAAAGATTGTTATGATGAAAAAACAGGGCTGTATATGGCGGATGACAAACCATTTCAGAACTGTTACTAA
- the cas5c gene encoding type I-C CRISPR-associated protein Cas5c codes for MQDSNDQTIEVWGDFACFSRPESKVERLTYPVPTPSATRGIFSAIYSKPVEFYWQVKRIEILKPLMYVNFRRNEVKCRMGKLPFLVEEERTQRQTTALKDVRYRITAEMVPRSAFENGDHEKAMKRLKPQFEKRVKRGQCFFQPSFGLREFPAYFSWGSSGQPPLADLNLDLGYMLYDVFNLHDYEVSKKCKPSVSLFHAQVQGGVLNVPPYDDARVLKPKEGVKCAD; via the coding sequence ATGCAAGATTCAAACGACCAGACGATTGAAGTATGGGGGGATTTCGCCTGCTTTTCCCGACCGGAGAGTAAAGTGGAGCGCCTGACCTACCCGGTACCAACTCCCTCTGCCACGCGAGGAATTTTCAGTGCAATTTACTCAAAGCCAGTAGAGTTTTATTGGCAGGTAAAGCGAATTGAAATTTTGAAGCCCTTAATGTATGTGAATTTTAGACGAAATGAAGTCAAGTGCCGTATGGGAAAACTGCCATTTCTAGTAGAAGAGGAACGCACCCAACGGCAAACCACAGCCCTAAAAGATGTGCGGTACCGCATCACTGCGGAGATGGTTCCACGCTCTGCCTTTGAAAACGGCGACCATGAAAAAGCGATGAAGCGATTGAAGCCGCAGTTTGAAAAGCGGGTGAAACGCGGACAGTGCTTTTTTCAGCCCTCATTTGGGCTACGCGAATTTCCAGCGTATTTTTCCTGGGGCAGCAGCGGTCAACCACCGCTTGCCGACCTCAACCTGGATTTAGGGTATATGCTGTATGACGTTTTTAATCTGCACGATTATGAGGTATCCAAAAAGTGCAAGCCGAGTGTTTCTTTATTTCATGCGCAGGTGCAAGGGGGCGTTTTGAACGTGCCGCCTTACGATGACGCAAGGGTGCTGAAACCGAAAGAGGGTGTGAAATGTGCTGACTGA
- the cas2 gene encoding CRISPR-associated endonuclease Cas2, with amino-acid sequence MLLVISYDVNTTEPAGEKRLRKVARFCEKYGVRVQNSVFELEVDPAMEAAVHCGLEKLIDKRKDSVRFYRLGSNWNNKVESIGRKQMISFGKDLIL; translated from the coding sequence TTGCTTTTGGTAATTTCATATGATGTGAATACAACAGAACCCGCAGGAGAAAAACGTTTGAGAAAAGTTGCTAGGTTTTGTGAAAAGTACGGTGTTCGTGTGCAGAATTCGGTTTTTGAGTTGGAAGTTGATCCGGCGATGGAGGCAGCGGTTCATTGTGGATTGGAAAAATTGATTGATAAAAGAAAAGATTCTGTACGATTTTACCGCTTAGGAAGCAATTGGAATAATAAAGTGGAGTCAATTGGGAGAAAACAAATGATTTCATTTGGAAAAGATTTGATTCTCTAA
- the cas4 gene encoding CRISPR-associated protein Cas4, with amino-acid sequence MECRSGTRLLFSLMETDETLPLSYLSQYGYCPRRAGLLMLDRAWAESADTMMGAAEHERVHTQRKERRGNLIQFYEFPVFSVELGLSGFCDCVEATASGNGAKLPEISGKWALYPVEYKHGVMRTEREYELQLCGQAMCLEEKYKVEILEGSLFYIDSHRRQPVALDTKLREETRYTARMLAEMMQSGKVPDPTLSARCKKCSLKEICHPEWSRSAADYCKNLRKQLLEEETLCEN; translated from the coding sequence GTGGAATGCCGTTCCGGAACGCGCCTGCTTTTTTCACTGATGGAAACAGATGAAACGCTGCCGCTGTCCTACCTGTCACAGTATGGATACTGCCCGCGCCGCGCTGGACTGCTGATGCTCGACCGGGCGTGGGCGGAAAGCGCTGATACCATGATGGGCGCTGCGGAGCATGAACGGGTGCATACACAAAGAAAGGAACGTCGTGGAAATCTTATTCAATTCTATGAGTTTCCTGTTTTTTCAGTAGAACTAGGCTTAAGTGGATTTTGCGATTGCGTGGAGGCAACTGCATCTGGAAATGGTGCTAAACTTCCTGAAATTTCTGGGAAGTGGGCGCTATATCCTGTAGAGTATAAACATGGTGTGATGCGTACGGAACGGGAATATGAACTGCAACTTTGCGGACAGGCTATGTGCTTGGAAGAAAAATATAAGGTTGAAATACTTGAAGGTAGTTTGTTTTATATTGATTCGCATCGGAGACAGCCCGTTGCATTGGATACTAAACTGCGGGAAGAAACCCGATACACAGCAAGGATGCTGGCAGAAATGATGCAGTCCGGCAAGGTTCCGGATCCTACCTTAAGTGCCAGGTGTAAAAAATGCTCTCTGAAAGAAATCTGCCATCCGGAATGGTCGAGAAGTGCGGCGGATTATTGTAAAAATCTGCGCAAGCAATTGCTAGAGGAGGAAACATTGTGCGAAAATTAG